Proteins found in one Hemibagrus wyckioides isolate EC202008001 linkage group LG23, SWU_Hwy_1.0, whole genome shotgun sequence genomic segment:
- the zgc:112408 gene encoding stomatin encodes MTERTRSKVEVDVLGDEELQTDVGRSKSLGFCGLLLSVLSFLLILMTFPVSVWCCLKIVKEYERAVIFRLGRLLGGAKGPGIFWILPCVDTFRKVDLRTVSFNIPPQEVLTKDSVTIMVDGVVYYRVFNPTISITKVEDANLATQMLAQTTLRNMLGTKSLADILRDREEMAEQMEEVLYSASKNWGIKLERVELKDVKLPQTLQRAMAAEAEATREARAKVIAAEGEMKASCALKEAADVMSESPAALQLRYLQTLGEIATEKNSTVVFPIPMDLITSFMKK; translated from the exons ATGACGGAAAGAACCCGCAGCAAAGTGGAGGTTGATGTCTTGGGTGATGAAGAATTACAGACAG ATGTGGGTCGGTCAAAGAGCCTGGGTTTCTGTGGGCTTCTCCTGAGCGTTTTGTCTTTTCTGCTCATCCTCATGACCTTCCCGGTTTCTGTATGGTGCTGCTTAAAG ATCGTCAAGGAGTATGAGAGAGCGGTTATTTTCCGCTTAGGGAGACTCCTCGGTGGAGCGAAAGGACCCG gtatatTCTGGATCCTTCCATGTGTGGACACTTTTCGTAAGGTTGATCTGAGGACGGTGTCTTTCAACATTCCTCCTCAGGA G GTGTTGACCAAAGACTCGGTCACCATCATGGTAGACGGCGTGGTTTATTACAGAGTCTTTAATCCTACAATATCTATTACCAAAGTAGAAGATGCTAATCTGGCCACTCAGATGCTGGCGCAAACCACTCTGAGGAACATGCTGGGGACGAAGAGCCTGGCGGATATTTTGCGAGACCGTGAGGAGATGGCGGAACAGATGGAG GAAGTGCTCTATTCTGCATCTAAGAACTGGGGGATTAAGCTGGAGCGGGTGGAACTGAAGGACGTGAAACTTCCCCAGACGTTACAGAGAGCCATGGCTGCTGAGGCGGAGGCCACCAGAGAAGCTCGCGCCAAG GTGATTGCTGCTGAGGGAGAGATGAAAGCTTCGTGCGCGTTGAAGGAAGCCGCAGACGTCATGTCCGAGTCTCCGGCTGCTCTCCAGCTGCGCTACCTGCAGACCCTGGGAGAGATCGCCACAGAGAAGAACTCCACTGTGGTCTTCCCCATTCCTATGGACCTCATTACCAGCTTCATGAAGAAGTGA